Proteins co-encoded in one Coregonus clupeaformis isolate EN_2021a chromosome 5, ASM2061545v1, whole genome shotgun sequence genomic window:
- the LOC121566956 gene encoding amyloid-beta A4 precursor protein-binding family B member 1, translated as MGGHDDDDDDDVSYHLANNQHQDEVLKNKLNDSGLWSDQESTGGNNAKWVKEGQNQLRKVAEKHQDQDQNGNQEDFSPHNTTEEQTKAPKTTKTLGLKEEESKTILKEPLLIDTLLSAEDKEGEGEEGDKEKEDQSEADEEACSLIDEERKSEQSNVEAEREGGGVARNPCLLFSNVNGTPSDEETNWPALSQDSTVESPPNGNKESFWDSEAFEADTDLPSGWMRVRDTSGTYYWHIPTGTTQWEPPSPLDKVGDSMMSSSMSLETTPCEEELEETWGDLSNPDEGTSDGELWKEGEVASDQSLKEFEGATLRYASINLNCSQSEGEVNLDPHGTDLDAKYFAVRSLGWVEMSEDDMAPGKSSVAVNNCIRQLSYHKHNLHDTAGIWGEGKDMLMVLENDTMNLIDPLGQTLLHSQPIASIRVWGVGRDNGRDFAYVARDNLTQVLKCHVFRCDSPAKNIATSLHEMCSRIMTERKLSKPFLSRYNYDQCKPMEIPAQEFPVPKNENFLHFLVYYLGNVPVTKPVGVDTINDALEAATNSTRKQDWTPVSVNVAPATLTILTRETEEVLSECRVRFLSFMGVGKDVHTFAFIMAEGPGDFICHMFWCEPNAASLSEAVQAACMLRYQKCLDARPPSLGSCLTTPPADSMARRVRMGVQSLLGSFKQYRSGSQSP; from the exons ATGGGTggccatgatgatgatgatgatgatgatgtgtctTATCATTTAGCCAACAACCAACATCAAGATGAAGTGCTGAAAAACAAATTGAATGACAGCGGCCTTTGGAGTGACCAAGAATCCACTGGCGGCAACAATGCTAAGTGGGTCAAGGAGGGCCAGAACCAACTGAGGAAAGTAGCTGAGAAACatcaggaccaggaccagaaTGGGAACCAGGAGGATTTCTCCCCTCATAACACCACTGAGGAGCAGACCAAAGCTCCCAAGACCACCAAGACCCTGGGCTTGAAGGAAGAGGAGTCCAAGACCATTCTCAAGGAGCCACTACTCATCGACACTCTACTGTCTGCAGAGGATAAAGAGGGTGAGGGCGAAGAAGGCGACAAAGAGAAGGAAGATCAATCTGAGGCAGATGAAGAGGCCTGCAGTCTTATAGATGAAGAGAGGAAGTCCGAGCAGAGTAATGTGGAGGCtgaaagagagggaggtggggtggCTAGAAATCCCTGTCTGCTGTTCTCTAATGTAAATGGAACACCAAGTGATGAAGAAACCAACTGGCCAGCACTGTCTCAGGACAGCACTGTTGAAAGCCCTCCAAATGGAAACAAAG AGTCCTTCTGGGACTCTGAGGCCTTTGAGGCGGACACAGACCTGCCCTCTGGGTGGATGCGGGTTCGAGACACCTCAGGCACCTACTACTGGCACATCCCTACTGGCACTACTCAATGGGAGCCCCCCTCCCCTCTGGACAAGGTGGGAGACTCCATGATGTCCTCCAGTATGTCCCTGGAGACAACACCCTGTGAGGAAGAGCTTGAG GAAACATGGGGAGACCTCTCTAACCCAGATGAAGGGACTAGTGATGGAGAGCTGTGGAAG GAGGGAGAGGTGGCTTCTGACCAGAGCCTGAAGGAGTTTGAAGGGGCAACCCTGCGCTATGCATCCATCAACCTGAA CTGTTCCCAATCCGAGGGAGAGGTGAACCTTGATCCCCATGGCACTGACCTGGATGCTAAG TATTTTGCTGTGCGTTCTCTGGGCTGGGTGGAGATGTCTGAAGATGATATGGCACCGGGGAAGAGCAGCGTGGCTGTCAACAACTGCATCAGACAGCTGTCCTACCACAAACACAACCTCCACGACACTGCTGGCATCTGGGGAGAG GGTAAGGACATGCTGATGGTCCTGGAGAATGACACTATGAATCTGATCGACCCACTGGGCCAGACTCTGCTGCACTCCCAGCCCATCGCCAGCATCCGCGTGTGGGGCGTGGGTCGAGACAACGGCAG AGACTTTGCTTATGTAGCGCGAGACAACCTGACCCAGGTCCTCAAGTGTCATGTGTTCCGCTGTGACTCACCTGCCAAGAACATCGCCACCAGTCTGCATGAGATGTGCTCCAGG ATAATGACAGAGAGGAAGCTATCCAAGCCATTTCTGAGCAGGTACAATTATGACCAGTGCAAACCCATGGAGATTCCTGCTCAAG AGTTTCCCGTTCCAAAAAATGAGAATTTCCTACATTTCCTTGTGTATTACCTTGGTAACGTACCTGTGACCAAGCCTGTAG GTGTGGACACAATCAATGATGCTTTGGAGGCTGCAACGAACAGCACAAGGAAGCAGGATTGGACCCCCGTCTCTGTCAACGTGGCCCCTGCCACTCTCACCATCCTCACCAGAGAG aCCGAGGAGGTGTTGTCAGAGTGCCGGGTGAGGTTCCTGTCCTTCATGGGCGTGGGAAAGGACGTCCACACCTTTGCCTTCATCATGGCAGAGGGCCCTGGGGACTTCATCTGTCACATGTTCTGGTGTGAGCCCAACGCTGCCAGCCTGAGTGAGGCGGTGCAGGCCGCCTGCATG CTGCGCTACCAGAAGTGTCTGGACGCGAGGCCTCCCAGCCTGGGCTCCTGCctgaccactccccctgctgactccatggcccGCCGGGTCAGGATGGGGGTCCAGAGTCTGCTGGGAAGCTTCAAGCAGTACAGGTCAGGGTCCCAGTCCCCCTGA